In the genome of Natronorubrum daqingense, the window GCAAACAATGTGGTATATTACACGTTCGCAGCTCTATGGGGATTTTCATTTGTACGGAGTGGGGACATACGGGTCTTTTTCAGAGGACATGTCGAATGGATTTTTGTAATAGTAGTTCTAATAGTCCTATACGGATTCAACCAGCGGTGTGCGCTGGCTGGACTGCTCCGCCAGAACGAGTGAAATCGCTCCCGACGGGTTTCGGTCGCTGTGGTTAAGCTAGACGCTCAATTCGTGGCGGGCAAGTGCAGTCAGACAGCCGCCAGCATCGACGAGAAAATCTGTCTCGCCTATATCGTGTTTCTCGGTAGGCCGATGTAAGAACGCTGCCGCGGGGTCAGTACCGCGGCGGATAATGACATCGATTTCGAGCAACAACTTTGAGTCTGTGTCGATCGCGGCGTACAGTCACTTTTTCTTACCATCTACCTCAATCAGTTTCTCATCAACCACGCCCCGTCTAAGGTCTTCTCTGAGCAGTCTAGCGAGTTGCATGAGCTCTTCTAGCCATCACCTGTTCGTTCCCTAAACACTCATTTAGATGTGCCTCTGGTCCCGACTCAACACTATAATTAATACTCACTCTATCCGATCGTATAATGGTGAATTTCCTGCTAAATCTGAACTATTATTGCTCAGCACGCGCGACATACCGGCTAGGAAGGTAGCGATGTGGTGATGGAATAGCCGCGGCTTTTGGTAATTTTCGCTGAAGGAGTACTCCAACATGAGTATCTTTTGACTCAATTGAAAAACCACGGTCGGAAAGTTCCTGCTCGATCCATGGAACCGTCGGGATTGGAGCATGATACTCTGCGAAAGAGTTGATCTTACGCTGGTACCAGCTACCCCCTTCAGGATTATCTGGTTTGAAACGGCTGTTGCGGTTTCGAACCGACGGCGTGACAGGGTGATCGATACAAAGCGAATTTTGTGTAAGGTCTGATAGAATGTCAAGGAATCTTTTCTGATCTTGAATGTAGTGAAGAACACCGAAGCAGATGACAACGTCAAACTCGCGATCAAACTTGTGTTCCATTATGTCGTCAATTATGAGTTGCAGGTCAAATTCAAATATCTCATTCAGTGTGTCATAGACACCCTCACGCTCGGCGTTGATGTCGATCGCGGTGACGGACTCTGCACCGCGATTCATTGCTTCAATCGAGTAAAAGCCATGTTTCGGACCAATATCAAGAACGTGCTTACCCGAGAGGTCGTCCGGTAGGTGATCAATTTTCAGCAGTTGGTTTGAGTAGTGAACGTACCCTTCTGTACTTACTGAGTCTGTAAATGGGATTGAGTGATGCCAGTTGTGGTCAGATATCTTAGATTCAATATCAGATTCAGACAATGATGGTTTGACAAGATGGCTATAGTTCATTTTCCTAAGAGTTATAAAACAGTGCTATCATTTATTTGTTCGGTTGTTCGTCAATGTGCCTCAAGACTACAAATTGTGATTATACACACACCTCTATCAGGATGATACGCGAAAAGAGGTTGGTAATTGCGTCGGCATCTATCGATTCACGACGCGTCGATGGCTGGCGCGTGAAATGACGTGGGTATCAAGGGGGTCCGTCCACACTTCGGCGGTAGGCGGCCGCCAAAGCTCACACTGTACAGTTCAACAACACCGTAAATACTCCAAAATGGCCAACCCAGGACATTGCAACCAATTCACGCACTCACCAAAGAGATCAGTGGTATTAACATTGCATACTGATTGGAGAACAACCAGTACGACCTCAAATGAGAATCTGTTTCATATCCTCAGACATATACACATATATTAATCAGGTGGACAATGACGCCTCGGGCGGGGCTGAACGACAACAATACATTATTGCAAACGAACTCCTCGAGAGAGGCGATGAGGTAGCGACAATAGTCGGTGACTTTGGACAGCCCCCGTACAAACGCCAGGATGGTTTCGAGATTTGGAAAGGTTGTCCGGGTAGTATTTCTAGCATTACATCAATTCCCGCAAGCGTAATTAGCCTGTGGAGAGCCATGAAAAATGCAGACAGTGATATGTATTATATTCGTGGATCACCCCGTCTATTTGTGATTTCGACACTGCTGAGTCGGTTTCTCCGTAAACGGGTTCTCTTTTGCGTTGCCAACGAATCA includes:
- a CDS encoding class I SAM-dependent methyltransferase, producing the protein MNYSHLVKPSLSESDIESKISDHNWHHSIPFTDSVSTEGYVHYSNQLLKIDHLPDDLSGKHVLDIGPKHGFYSIEAMNRGAESVTAIDINAEREGVYDTLNEIFEFDLQLIIDDIMEHKFDREFDVVICFGVLHYIQDQKRFLDILSDLTQNSLCIDHPVTPSVRNRNSRFKPDNPEGGSWYQRKINSFAEYHAPIPTVPWIEQELSDRGFSIESKDTHVGVLLQRKLPKAAAIPSPHRYLPSRYVARAEQ